Sequence from the Temnothorax longispinosus isolate EJ_2023e chromosome 6, Tlon_JGU_v1, whole genome shotgun sequence genome:
ttatcataaaaggaTTTTACATGAGAAAGatccaaaagaaattttgaagaaattaagaGGTTATAAAAAGAGTGAAGTAAACGTTACTCATGCATCGTACGAACTAAActctatcaaattaaaatgagaaaagacgAAAAAGTAAGTGATTTTTGCGAACGCTTTGATTCAATAATTAGAGAATATGAATCATGCGAAGATGCGGTACCTCTCACAGAACAAGAAATGAGATCTGCATTGTATCAAGCTGTGTCAATTAATGTGCCGGAACTGAGGAATGTAGATTTAATTAGAAGACAAACTAATCTTAAAGAAATGAATgtagatgaaataaaatctttcatgATGCAGTTAGAGGCAGAGACTAAGAGTGAAGTTAGAGAGAAGCTAGAGAAATCAGAAGTTAGAGTGCAGAGGGCTACCGCAGAAGAGCACAAAGAAGTAAAGTGCTACCGATGCAACAAATTGGGTCACATGGCGAAGGACTGCCCACTAGCGGGATCAGAGGCCTGGTTCTGTTATTACTGCCAGGAGATTAGAGGACACAAGGGTGATAGCTGTCCTAATGCCGGAGCCCAGACGAACAGATTTAGAGGATAAAGGTATACAAATAAAaccgttaataaaaatataaagaaaaagggtaGATTTGCGCAAAGAGGAACAAAAAGAGTAGATAATAAAGGGAAAGTAACCAAAATACAACCAGCCAAGAAAACTATACCATCGCAAACAGCAATTGAAGGCAAACCAAAAGAAGGTAAATTATGCATGGCTAAAGTAATAGAAGATAGAGATAGTTCAAAAGAACTAGTCAATTTTATTGTAGATTCGGGTGCAACAGATCACATTgtgaataagaatataattttgtcaaactttgaaaaatgtaataatagagTTATTAAATGCGCGAATAAGAATGAGCTTGCAGACATTTCAATAGATGGTAAAGGAGATCTTTTGTTGTTAacaaatgagaaagaaaagaaagtcattaaattaacaaatgtaattgcaacGAAGGAAGTATCCGAAAATTTACTATCTTTAAGAAAGCTGGCTGATGCAGGGTtcagtatttatttagatgataaagtatttaaagttCACAATAaactaacaaataaaattgtttttgaagGAATTTATGAGAAACCAAATTGGATTATGCAATTTGaggttaaaaacaataatatagaaGACAATGAAAGTATAGAATGTGCTGTGTATAGATGTAGAGCAGAAATTGTTCCACATTGTGAGTTTCCTGAACAATCGCAAGCAAACATTCAGACCAGTGAATTATCAATTTCGGAGGGAGAATTAGACGAAAGAGACAATGTTGGCTCTGCGATTGGGAGGGAGAATGAAGGAGAACTCACAAATGTGAACGAAAATATAGAAGACAATAATGCTGAACTCGATCAAGTCATTAAGTTAGAAGATATACAAACATTAGAgaatatagaagaaatgtGTGAAAGCTCagtaattgaaaaagtaaagaaattagagaaaataaatgaggCGATGTTATGGCATGTTAGATTAGGTCATGCGTCGTTAAACTATTTAAGACAGCtacaaaaagtagaaaagagaTTAGAGACAGTTAAGTTTGATAACTCCATATTAGAGTGTGAAGTCTGTATAATGGCAAAGATGGCAAAATTGCCgtttaaagaaaacagaaatagaGCACAGAGACCACTACAAGTGATACATACGGATATCATGGGTCCAATAAAACCTACATCTTATCCAGGAAGAAAGAGGTTTATAATAACCTTTATAGACGATTATTCTAGATTAGCGAAAGCTTACTCCTTGAAGACGAAAGATGAATCGGGAGAGGCTCTAGAGAAATACCTAATATCCGCCAGAAATCTactaggaaaagaagaaaagctaTGCTATGTGAAATCAGATCAAGGCAAAGAATTTACGGGAGGTGCTTTTAAAGAAgtgttaaaaagagaaaatatagaaGCCATATATGCACCACCGTACACTCCGGAACATAATGGAGTTGCAGAAAGGTTCAACAGAACGATGCAAGAGAAAATAAGAACATATATGTTTGACTCGGGATTACCAAAGAGTATGTGGGGTTGGCAGTTGACGCTGCTGTGCATGCGTACAACAGATCTCCACATAAGACTATAGAGTATGAGATCCTCTTGAAGAAGTTCTCATCAGAAACAAGTTGTCATTTCGAGCAAATAAAGAGATTTGGATGCATTGGATATGCAAGAGTACCAAAGCCTACGTCGAAATTTGACAAGAGAGCTATTAGAGGTGTGTTGGTAGGATATACTGACACTGGATACATACTCTGGCATCCAagcacaagaaaatttatagagtCCCGACACATTAGATTTAATGAAAAggtaacatataaaaatgtatatcaaaacagtcaaatagaagaagaaaaagacttAGATGAAAATTGGATGAAAGAATTTGTAGAGGATGAGGAAAAGGGAGAACAAAAACTAGAGATTCctgagaaaaggaaaagaggtaGACCGAGAAAACAAACAACACAACTAGACGAACAGAAGCAGAAGGACGCACGAAAGGAAAGTGAAGCTCCAATGATAGAagtaaaactaaaagaaaactAGAAGATAATGGAGACACTGATGTGCggagaaaaatagaagatgTTAGCTttgctaattatattaatgtgaaaaaCATTCAACGGAATATAGAGAATGAAGATGAATTACATCAATGCCTTATGGCATCGTTAAATAGAGAGCCTGTTACTTATGAAGAAGCTATATCAAGTAACGAAAAAGAGAATTGGAAAATTGCAGTCAAAGAGGAACTTGAATCTATGTATGCTAATCAAGTGTGGGAACTTGTCGATAGACCATTAGAGAAATTAGATGGAAGACGACCTAATATAATAGATTCAAGATGGGTATTTAAGAGGAAATTAGAAGCAGATGGATCAACCAGATATAAAGCGAGACTGGTGATAAGAGGATGTAAAGACAAAAATGTGTATGATCTAAAAGAGACATATGCACCGGTTTCAAGACTGTCACTGGTTAGATCTATAttagcaataataaataaatataacttatacgCTAGTCAGCTAGATGTTAAGACTGCGTTTTTAAATGGAGTtctagaagaaaaagatgaaatatatatggaaattCCAGAGGGAGTAGAACTGGATGAAAACACCAAGAAGACTAAGGTGTGTAGATTGAATAGAGCTTTATACGGATTGAAGATAAGTCCGAAAAGAGGGAATAAGAGATTTTCAGAAGAGGCTAAGAAACTTGGATTAGAGAACGACCTACATGAGCCATGCCTGTTCACGTGGAGGAAAGAAGGCAAAATAGTGATCGTATTACTTTATGTAGATGATATGTTGGTTGCAAGTAATGATcagaaaattagaagaaaagaGTATTAGAGAAGAAACTAAAAGAGTACCTTATAGAGAAGCTATAGGAAGCTTAATGTATCTGGCAAATGCTACACGACCTGATATAGCCTTTGCAGTAAACTATTTAGCAAGAAGACAATTAAAGCCCACGGAAGAAGACTGGCAAGATGTAAAAAGAGTCTTCAGATATCTTAGAGGAACTGCAAATAGAGGATTGATGTTTAAAGGTAAAACAGATGAGTTAGAGTCGCTGACAGACGCTAGTTTCAGAGATTGCATTGATTCTACATCCACTGGAggatatataatcaaaatatttggAGATGTGATAGCATGGAGAAGTCATAAACAGACATATGTCACACTCTCTACCTGTCAAGCAGAGTATCTAGCAATGAGTGAGGCCTGTCAAGAAGTAATCTCATTAGACAAGTCGCTCAGATATGTTGTTGGAAAAACATTCTTGCCTGCAACAATCTGGTGTGATAACAGAGCAGCAGGAAACTGCACTAAGAAGGATGGAAGTCACAAACTTAAAATGTTTGATGATAacttagaagaaataaagaaaaacttagaagaaagagaagaaactgGAAACAGAAAACATATGGCTGACACTCATGGAGACTTTATCAAGCAGTGTGTTGATCAAGGGAAGGTGAAAGTCGAATGGATTGAGACCAAAGAGAACTTGGCAGACATTATGACGAAACCTTTACCTTTAGAAGCATTTGCATATCTAAGAGACAATATAATGAATGTAGAGTTTGAACAGAGTTAGAGATCAATTTTACTCGATAACTGATTTTTGATATGTTAcagataaagaagaaaattagacGAACACGGATCGCTCGCACAAAGGGAGGGAGTATGAGAAGCTGGGCTTTGAACGAGCGATGTGCTCCCGCCCTTCTAGAGGGCAGCTCCCGTGTGGCGCGAGCCTCGGGGCGCCACGCTTACGTGCGGTCATTGTCTGCGTTGCGGTCGTCTCGGTCGTGTGCAGAAGAGCTCGTAGTGTCGTAGAGTCAAGACGTGTTTAAGTGTACAGaggacaaatatatatatagagtattCGAGAAATCCTTGTGTTTTCCTGTTCACCCCGCCAAGCATACAGTCGCCGTTACCGAATAGCCTACAAAAGATATTTCGATTCTTTTGAAATTTTCCCATACGTCATCACTATAAGTTTGGTGTACATtaattgtaacattattttctatatgttTTTTTCAGTAATCGTTGCCAGGAACCAACCAACAGTGACAAAGATGTTCAGGAAGTATCCTCTACGAACTGTAGTTTTCCAGCAAGGTTGGTAAAATTTATTCGTGAGGTAACATACTCGTACGCATAgatggaaaatttttaacaaatttttcagCAAGTCCATTTTAATGCGTTGCACAACGATTTGTTTATATCTGTTAATTCTTGTTTAGTTTTaacaatacaataattaagttttacaGTGACAAGTTAGGAAATTCTTTAACGACCTTATATATGTACTTATTTTGTAGATCCAAAAAGAAGAAGGTAGTACTACATAAGTGTAGTACACTTTCGTTACGTCGCACAGTAAGATCGAGGAGTAAACGGTTTACTCCGAAGACGAAAGTTCACGAAGCAGCATATAATAGTGAACAAGGAAGTCCACCATTGAAACGTCAACGTCGGTGAGTGAAATACTTTATTGCCTATTTATGGTGCAATATGTagtaatgattaatttgtaattgcattgatatttattatttatcaccagtttaaaaaaagtaacttaaGTTTCCGTTTTAAAAGCATAATAGTTTCAAATGACATGttgaaaagtataatattcatttttgaagtaatttaaagaaatatcttaattacgtaaaaatgttttcagaTATATGGACGAAAACATTATCAGCAATGTTCCTGGCAACACGGCAAGCAAAGAAGAGGATCCACATAAGACCATTGTGGTTGAAAGCTGACTTAAAACATCACAGATCTCTAGACGAATTTCATGCAAGTTCAGTAGAAAAGTGTATGCAGGAATTGAACAGTCTtgaaatcaaaaataaatcacTGACATTGCAACTAGCAGAGCGGGAACAGTACGTAAAGACCATTCTTGCTGAAAATATCCAACTGAAGACGTCCATTGTCGAACTTAACGAACAATTAGAAgcggcgaaacgcgaaaaAGAAGCGGCTCTAACAGTACGTGTTTCTGAAAAGATGAAAGCGGTACTGAACCCCTATTTTACAAAGGGACAAATTCGgtgtttattgaaaaataaaaactggaTCAGGTGATCAGTTGATGATTACGCTTCGTAATCAGACTTCACGCACCGAACTTCACAGATGGGAATGTTGTTGAGAACACTTCTAAATATGACGATAATAACCTTCaagaagaaacaattttaacaGAGGAGTTAttcaacaatattataaatataacatccGAAGACATATTAGACTATTCCGCCCGTGACAAAGGTGACAATTGTACAGAAGACAACTTCGACGTAACGGAACAAGCtgtagaaatagaaattgaaGACTGCAACGAATTATGGAAATTCATGCAAAATAGCTTCCACTCATTGTTACACGAAGAAGAGAAACCGCACGGCTGTGCCAACAGC
This genomic interval carries:
- the LOC139814460 gene encoding uncharacterized protein gives rise to the protein MLYEKQEKMVDKMESVVKMLDKVMTQATSMMENMVEVAHVNLEKEKLKIRRLELEAETKSEVREKLEKSEVRVQRATAEEHKEVKCYRCNKLGHMAKDCPLAGSEAWFCYYCQEIRGHKGDSCPNAGAQTNRFRG